One segment of Bombus pascuorum chromosome 6, iyBomPasc1.1, whole genome shotgun sequence DNA contains the following:
- the LOC132908315 gene encoding Golgi phosphoprotein 3 homolog sauron, producing MNRTDGLVQRRRVVNSSSGSGLGQDGSNDISNNDKLSGHGMDTDCTMQKDLNSNPKIDESQDSDKETRLTLMEEVLLLGLKDKEGYTSFWNDCISSGLRGCILAELGFRGRVELEKAGMRKKGLLVRKLLLKNDAPTGDVLLDEALKHLKETDPPETVPSWIEYLSGETWNPLKLRYQLKNVRERLAKNLVEKGVLTTEKQNFLLFDMTTHPLTDNLAKSRLVKKIQEAVLSRWVNDAGRMDRRTLALVILAHAADVLENAFAPLSDDDYELAMRRVRTLLDLDFEAEAAKPNANPVLWAVFAAFTK from the exons ATGAATCGCACTGACGGATTGGTACAACGACGACGTGTTGTTAACAGCAGTAGTGGTAGTGGTCTAGGCCAGGATGGATCTAATGATATTAgcaataatgataaattatctGGCCATGGCATGGATACAGACTGTACCATGCAAAAAGATCTTAATTCAAATCCCAAGATCGACGAATCCCAAGATTCTGATAAGGAAACCAGATTGACACTCATGGAGGAAGTTTTATTGCTTGGCCTGAAAGACAAGGAG gGTTACACATCATTTTGGAATGATTGCATAAGTTCCGGGTTACGTGGTTGTATTTTGGCAGAACTTGGATTTCGTGGTCGAGTAGAATTAGAAAAAGCTGGTATGCGCAAAAAGGGACTATTGGTGAGGAAACTTCTACTGAAAAATGATGCTCCTACAGGAGATGTTCTATTAGACGAAGCTCTAAAACACCTAAAAGAAACTGATCCACCTGAAACTGTTCCTAGTTGGATTGAATATCTCAGTG GAGAAACATGGAATCCACTCAAATTAAGATATCAGTTGAAAAATGTTAGAGAAAGATTAGCTAAAAATCTTGTTGAGAAAGGAGTTTTGACAACTGAAAAACAGAATTTCTTACTCTTTGATATGACAACTCATCCTCTTACTGATAATCTTGCCAAAAGTCGACTTGTAAAAAAG ATTCAAGAAGCTGTATTGAGCCGCTGGGTCAATGATGCTGGCCGTATGGATAGGCGAACATTAGCTTTAGTTATTTTAGCTCATGCAGCTGATGTATTAGAAAATGCGTTTGCACCTCTCTCAGATGACGACTATGAACTAGCGATGCGACGAGTGCGAACATTATTGGACCTTGACTTTGAAGCAGAAGCTGCTAAACCTAATGCTAATCCAGTCCTTTGGGCGGTATTTGCTGCATTCACTAAGTAA
- the LOC132908314 gene encoding damage-control phosphatase ARMT1-like produces MTQRSNSVDIRDLQDIQTPFGVCLSGIYKRSFAYITIKDRLPVILTKIIDTLSRNKENIAEIYGENATEEIKQITGFISKLKNEIVTNKTLKPLQLLPDSKDNDAEEWNKYLIKRTEIEEGTPTWFNTSWLYCECYMYRALAQEFALLKSMKNYDPFEQQKQSAFTNSLASIEALSTYTVNLIHKVGNLSIVETKDELFKLLKSNLWGNKCDLSLSAGAEVSQSTNPIEVLKTLDKDILVNNLEFVWNLLRNKDSDDTNIVDIILDNAGYEFFTDLCLAAFLIASKLAGKIRFYVKHYPWYVSDTTANDFHWTLTYMENSPNESIQELANYLKNNVWSIEVELYWTSPYDFAEMKKRDSKLYAKLSEAKLAIFKGDLNYRKLLGDINWEYTTEFRQSLRGFHPTNILSLRTVKSDVCVGLVPGVAEELFKEDESWMFTGQYGLIQTTIAGTCQCSNKTC; encoded by the exons ATGACCCAAAGATCAAATTCCGTAGACATTCGAGACCTACAAGATATACAGACACCCTTTGGAGTATGTTTATCAGGAATCTATAAAAG GAGCTTTGcttatataacaattaaagATAGATTACCagtaattttaacaaaaataattgatacTCTCAGTcgtaacaaagaaaatattgcTGAAATATATGGAGAG AATGCCACagaagaaattaaacaaataacaGGATTTAtcagtaaattaaaaaatgagatagtaacaaataaaactttaaaacCTCTGCAATTGCTACCTGATAGTAAAGACAATGATGCTGAAGAATGgaataaatatctaataaaaagaACTGAAATAGAGGAGGGAACACCAACATGGTTTAATACTTCTTGGCTATATTGCGAATGCTATATGTATCGGGCACTTGCTCAAGAATTTGCTCTCCT gaAATCTATGAAAAACTATGATCCTTTCGAACAACAGAAACAGAGTGCATTTACAAATTCACTGGCTAGCATAGAAGCACTTTCTACTTATACTGTGAACCTCATACATAAAGTAGGAAATCTATCGATAGTCGAAACCAAAGACGAACTTTTTAAACTTCTTAAATCAAATCTTTGGGGTAACAA ATGTGATTTATCTTTAAGTGCAGGAGCAGAAGTTAGTCAAAGTACTAATCCTATAGAAGTATTAAAGACATTAGATAAAGACATTCTTGTAAACAATTTAGAATTCGTTTGGAATTTATTAAGGAACAAAGACAGTGATGATACAAATATTGTAGATATAATACTTGATAATGCAGGTTATGAATTTTTTACTGATTTATGCTTAGCAGCATTCTTAATTGCAAGTAAACTTGCTGGAAAAATCAGGTTTTATGTAAAACATTATCCATGGTATGTCAGTGACACAACAGCAAATGATTTTCACTGGACTCTAACATACATGGAAAATTCACCAAATGAAAGTATACAGGAATTAGCTAACTATCTGAAGAATAATGTATGGTCTATTGAG GTAGAACTATATTGGACAAGTCCTTATGATTTTGCAGAGATGAAAAAACGTGACTCAAAATTATATGCTAAATTATCGGAAGCTAAATTAGCAATTTTCAAAGGTGACCTAAATTATAGGAAATTACTAGGTGATATAAATTGGGAATATACAACAGAATTTAGACAATCATTAAGAGGGTTTCATCCAACAAATATCTTAAGTTTGAGAACTGTAAAATCTGATGTATGTGTTGGTTTAGTGCCTGGTGTAGCAGAAGAATTATTTAAGGAAGATGAAAGTTGGATGTTTACAGGGCAATATGGACTTATCCAAACTACAATAGCTGGAACTTGTCAATGTTCTAACAAAACATGTTAA